A genomic stretch from Oleomonas cavernae includes:
- a CDS encoding SDR family oxidoreductase produces the protein MHEFLNRVTSDELLTQLTSREAYGRAAETWEIANVIVFLASEYATYMTGEVVAVSSQRA, from the coding sequence ATGCACGAGTTCCTGAACCGGGTCACCAGCGACGAGTTGCTGACCCAGTTGACGTCGCGTGAAGCTTATGGTCGAGCGGCCGAGACCTGGGAAATAGCCAATGTGATCGTGTTTTTAGCTAGCGAATACGCCACTTACATGACGGGCGAAGTGGTGGCAGTTTCTAGTCAGCGCGCTTGA
- a CDS encoding SDR family oxidoreductase: protein MICENRIVVVTGGARGLGREYALEFARQGAQVVVNDLGVSRDGTGGGSEAADALVDEIRALGGQAVANYDDVADWDGAGRIVNTAIEAFGGLDVVVNNAGFLRDRMFVNATVEEWDAVIRVHLRGHFCVSNHACRFWRERQKAGAPVDARIINTSSGAGLQGSIAQSVYSAAKGGIASLTLVQAAELRRYGITANALAPAARTRMTEEAFAAAMAKPEQGFDANAPENVAPLVVWLGSAHSAHVTGKVFEVAGGRISIADGWREGPVVDKGARWDPAEVGAAVDGLLAREVPAQKVYGT from the coding sequence ATGATCTGCGAAAACCGTATCGTCGTCGTTACCGGGGGCGCCCGCGGCTTGGGCCGTGAATATGCGCTGGAATTCGCCCGCCAGGGTGCCCAGGTGGTGGTCAACGACCTGGGGGTTTCCCGCGATGGCACCGGCGGCGGCTCGGAAGCGGCCGATGCCCTGGTGGACGAGATCCGGGCCCTGGGCGGCCAGGCGGTCGCCAACTACGACGATGTCGCCGATTGGGACGGTGCCGGTCGCATCGTCAACACCGCGATCGAGGCCTTCGGCGGCCTGGACGTGGTGGTAAACAACGCCGGCTTCCTGCGCGATCGCATGTTCGTCAATGCAACGGTGGAGGAATGGGACGCGGTGATCCGCGTCCACCTGCGCGGCCATTTCTGCGTCTCCAACCATGCCTGCCGGTTCTGGCGCGAACGCCAGAAGGCGGGTGCGCCGGTCGATGCCCGCATCATCAACACCTCCTCGGGCGCCGGCCTGCAAGGCTCGATCGCACAATCGGTCTACTCCGCGGCCAAGGGCGGCATCGCCTCGCTCACCCTGGTCCAGGCGGCGGAGCTGCGCCGCTACGGCATCACCGCCAACGCCCTGGCCCCGGCGGCGCGTACCCGCATGACGGAGGAAGCCTTCGCCGCGGCGATGGCCAAGCCGGAGCAGGGCTTCGACGCGAACGCGCCTGAAAACGTGGCGCCGCTCGTGGTCTGGCTGGGCTCGGCGCACTCGGCCCATGTAACGGGTAAGGTGTTCGAGGTCGCCGGCGGCAGGATCTCCATCGCCGACGGCTGGCGCGAAGGCCCGGTCGTCGACAAGGGCGCCCGCTGGGACCCCGCGGAAGTGGGCGCGGCGGTAGACGGCCTGCTCGCCCGCGAAGTCCCGGCGCAGAAGGTCTACGGGACCTAA
- a CDS encoding acyl-CoA dehydrogenase family protein: MCPCRRPGRVGHIGEGLAGPTIIAFGTETQKQRFLPPILKGDELWCQGYSEPNAGSDLANVRTRARLVGDRWVIDGQKVWTSLAHVSDWCFVIARTEEGSQQHRGLSYLLVPMRQKGITVRPIQQMTGTSEFNEVFFDGAETAAENIVGQPGEGWKVAMGTLAFERGASTLGQQMAFHNQLAQVIAIARRNGKARDPLIRQRLAEAWIGLQIMRANALRMLSQADKPELPREAYVSKLYWATWHRDLGKLAMDVLGPEAEIADAGDYALTPLQQLFLFTRSDTIYAGTNEIQRNIIAERALGMPREARG, from the coding sequence ATATGCCCGTGCCGGCGGCCCGGCCGCGTCGGCCATATCGGCGAGGGCCTGGCCGGCCCGACCATCATCGCCTTCGGGACGGAGACACAGAAGCAGCGGTTCCTGCCGCCGATCCTGAAAGGCGACGAACTGTGGTGCCAGGGCTATTCGGAACCCAATGCCGGTTCCGACCTGGCCAATGTCCGCACCCGTGCGCGCCTGGTCGGCGACCGCTGGGTGATCGACGGCCAGAAGGTCTGGACCTCGCTGGCCCATGTCTCCGACTGGTGCTTCGTCATTGCCCGGACGGAGGAGGGCAGCCAGCAGCATCGTGGCCTCTCCTACCTGCTGGTGCCCATGCGCCAGAAAGGCATCACCGTGCGCCCGATCCAGCAGATGACGGGCACCAGCGAATTCAACGAAGTCTTCTTCGACGGGGCGGAAACCGCGGCGGAAAACATCGTCGGCCAGCCTGGCGAAGGCTGGAAGGTCGCCATGGGCACGCTCGCCTTCGAGCGCGGCGCCTCGACGCTGGGCCAGCAGATGGCCTTCCACAATCAACTGGCGCAGGTGATCGCCATCGCCAGGCGCAACGGCAAGGCGCGCGATCCCCTGATCCGCCAGCGCCTGGCGGAGGCCTGGATCGGCCTCCAGATCATGCGGGCAAACGCTCTGCGCATGCTCTCGCAAGCAGACAAGCCGGAACTCCCGCGCGAGGCCTATGTCTCCAAGCTCTATTGGGCGACCTGGCATCGCGATCTGGGCAAGCTCGCCATGGACGTGCTGGGGCCGGAGGCGGAAATCGCGGACGCGGGGGATTACGCCCTGACGCCCCTGCAGCAATTGTTCCTGTTCACCAGGTCCGACACGATCTATGCCGGGACCAATGAAATCCAGCGCAACATCATCGCCGAACGCGCCCTGGGGATGCCCCGGGAAGCGCGCGGCTGA
- a CDS encoding beta strand repeat-containing protein yields the protein MTVISGTTGDDRLVGGAAADQIDGLEGNDQLYGKDGNDTLTGGLGADHLDGGTGADAMSGGAGDDTYAVDHSVDAVHELAGEGADSVTASINWILTAGAEVERLVVGGTAAISLTGNEFANSIYGNDAVNTLKGEAGQDMLYGRDGNDRLFGGADSDRLSGDAGDDRLDGGTGADTMTGGDGDDAYVVDDAGDVVKEAVGGGTNDVATVSAANWTLSSGSEVERVVAATGGGAINLTGNTLNNRLFGNSDANTLNGAAGDDILFGRDGNDTLVGGTGNDILYGDAGVDSMTGGAGDDFYNVDDAADSVVEASGQGNDTLASTVTYTLAAGASIETLNAQGTDDIDLTGNEIANTILGNAGANVLTGAGGDDLIHAAAGDTAQGGIGIDSLIVAQNGEALDLSALAAIGGMEQVDLRTQGNNALTLDSADGAGFTGGTIRIRGDAGDSVASSDADWILVGTETVGGVDVTRFEKDGTTLLVDVGVDTTGIQLLIVDYDLRGGGAEALDVDAATAGAAPNGELRIQGDADDAVTTSDANWVAGGQVLLDGVLVNRFVNGTATLLVDAVVDTSGIQTVPVFGADVAGRQVIDLTSLPGDRGFIIQGDAPNDAAGYSVSSAGDINGDGYGDLIVGARANDDGGDLAGAAYVVFGTNSGFGVDVGGRQVIDLDTLSAAQGFVIQGDANTDFAGWSVSSAGDVNGDGYDDLIVGAPRGDDGGADAGEAYVLFGGAGTFGSDVGGRQVIDLTGLSAAQGFVIQGDLGADSTGYSVSSAGDVNGDGLMDLIVGAPGGISAPGQTFVLFGTTGSFGVDVGGRQVIDLTTLSAAQGFIVTGDAAGDRSGERVSSAGDVNGDGYDDLIIGTPAGDDGGTGSGEAYVLFGTGAGFGSDVGGRQVLGLTTLSAAEGFIIQGDAAGDATGYSVSSAGDINGDGLADLVVGALLGDDGGDLAGEAYVVFGTTAGFGTDVGGRQVLDLTTLSAAEGFIIQGDAALDYAGYSVSAAGDINGDGIGDLIVSARGEDGGTYAGEAYVLFGTTAGFGVDVGGRQVVDLTTLSAAEGFVIQGDEAYDYAGHSVSAAGDINGDGFADIIVGAPDGDDGAEDAGEGYVIFGGPAGFDLPQIVGDGGANSLSGTTASERFIGGGGDDILGDSAIGGDTLTGGADVFLGGAGNDFIDIGIGSFFRVDGGTGSDTLKTLADLDLTQLDDVMIKGIEVIEMTNNGGARTLTMDALDVLGFEASNQNVLGTTNDNVLIVRGESDDTLALTGFGAATSTVSFGGIDYDLYEIDGKVVLAVDTEFTVTGVTPADPYDLSGGGPARSRSTWPKPPQRPMASCASRAMPTMP from the coding sequence GTGACAGTAATTTCGGGCACGACGGGCGACGACCGTCTGGTGGGTGGCGCTGCGGCGGATCAGATCGACGGCCTTGAAGGCAACGATCAGCTCTATGGCAAGGATGGCAACGACACGCTGACCGGCGGGTTGGGCGCCGATCACCTCGACGGCGGCACGGGTGCCGATGCCATGTCCGGCGGGGCCGGCGACGATACCTATGCGGTCGATCACAGCGTGGACGCGGTCCACGAACTGGCCGGCGAAGGCGCCGACAGCGTCACCGCCAGCATCAACTGGATCTTGACCGCCGGTGCCGAGGTGGAACGCCTGGTGGTGGGCGGCACGGCCGCGATCAGCCTGACCGGCAACGAATTCGCCAATTCGATCTATGGCAACGACGCCGTCAATACGCTGAAGGGCGAGGCCGGCCAGGACATGCTCTATGGCCGCGACGGCAACGATCGCCTGTTCGGCGGCGCCGACAGCGACCGGCTCTCCGGCGATGCGGGCGACGACCGGCTGGACGGCGGCACGGGCGCCGACACCATGACGGGCGGCGACGGCGACGATGCCTATGTCGTGGACGATGCCGGCGACGTGGTGAAGGAAGCGGTGGGCGGCGGCACCAATGACGTTGCCACCGTCTCGGCCGCCAACTGGACCTTGAGCTCGGGCAGCGAGGTCGAGCGGGTGGTCGCGGCCACCGGCGGCGGCGCGATCAACCTGACCGGCAACACCCTGAACAACCGCCTGTTCGGCAACAGCGATGCCAACACCCTGAACGGTGCCGCGGGCGACGACATCCTGTTCGGCCGCGACGGCAACGACACCCTGGTGGGCGGTACCGGCAACGACATTCTCTACGGCGATGCCGGGGTCGACAGCATGACCGGCGGCGCCGGCGACGATTTCTATAATGTCGACGATGCAGCCGATAGCGTGGTCGAGGCTTCGGGCCAGGGCAACGACACGCTGGCCAGCACCGTCACCTATACACTGGCGGCAGGTGCGTCGATCGAGACCCTGAACGCGCAGGGGACCGACGACATCGACCTGACCGGCAACGAGATCGCCAACACGATCCTGGGCAATGCCGGCGCCAACGTGCTGACCGGCGCGGGCGGCGACGACCTGATCCATGCCGCGGCCGGCGATACCGCCCAGGGCGGCATCGGCATCGACAGCCTGATCGTCGCCCAGAACGGCGAGGCACTGGACCTCAGCGCGCTCGCCGCCATCGGCGGGATGGAACAGGTCGACCTGCGCACCCAGGGCAACAATGCCCTGACCCTGGATTCCGCTGACGGCGCCGGCTTCACCGGCGGGACGATCCGCATCCGCGGCGACGCGGGCGACAGTGTCGCCTCCAGCGATGCCGACTGGATCCTGGTGGGCACCGAGACGGTGGGCGGCGTCGACGTCACCCGCTTCGAGAAGGACGGCACCACCCTGCTGGTCGATGTCGGCGTGGACACCACGGGCATCCAGCTTTTAATCGTCGACTATGATCTGCGCGGCGGCGGGGCGGAGGCGCTGGATGTCGACGCGGCGACGGCCGGCGCTGCGCCCAACGGCGAGTTGCGCATCCAGGGCGATGCCGACGACGCCGTGACCACCAGCGATGCCAACTGGGTGGCGGGCGGCCAGGTGCTGCTGGACGGCGTGCTGGTCAACCGCTTCGTCAACGGCACCGCCACCCTGCTCGTCGATGCGGTGGTGGATACCTCGGGCATTCAGACCGTGCCCGTCTTCGGGGCCGACGTCGCCGGGCGCCAGGTGATCGACCTCACCAGCCTGCCCGGGGATCGCGGTTTCATTATTCAGGGCGATGCACCCAATGACGCGGCCGGCTACAGCGTCTCGTCCGCCGGCGATATCAACGGCGACGGCTACGGTGACCTGATCGTCGGCGCGCGTGCCAACGACGACGGCGGTGACCTGGCGGGTGCCGCCTATGTCGTGTTCGGGACGAACAGCGGCTTTGGCGTGGATGTGGGCGGGCGCCAGGTGATCGACCTCGATACCCTCTCGGCCGCCCAGGGCTTCGTCATCCAAGGCGACGCCAATACGGATTTCGCCGGTTGGAGCGTTTCATCCGCCGGCGACGTCAACGGCGACGGCTACGACGACCTGATCGTCGGCGCGCCGCGGGGCGACGACGGCGGCGCCGACGCGGGCGAGGCCTATGTGCTATTCGGCGGCGCCGGCACCTTCGGTAGCGATGTCGGCGGCCGCCAAGTGATCGACCTGACCGGCCTCTCGGCCGCCCAGGGCTTCGTCATCCAGGGCGACCTGGGGGCCGACAGCACCGGCTACAGCGTCTCGTCCGCCGGCGACGTCAACGGTGACGGCCTGATGGACCTGATCGTCGGGGCGCCCGGCGGGATCTCCGCGCCCGGCCAGACCTTTGTCCTGTTCGGCACCACCGGCAGCTTCGGCGTGGACGTCGGCGGCCGGCAGGTGATCGACTTGACCACGCTGTCCGCCGCCCAGGGCTTCATCGTCACAGGCGATGCCGCGGGGGACCGGTCGGGGGAGCGCGTCTCGTCGGCGGGCGACGTGAACGGCGACGGCTATGATGACCTCATCATCGGTACCCCCGCCGGCGACGACGGCGGCACCGGTTCGGGCGAGGCCTATGTGCTGTTCGGCACGGGGGCCGGCTTCGGCAGCGACGTGGGCGGCCGCCAGGTGCTCGGCCTGACGACGCTCAGCGCGGCGGAGGGCTTCATCATCCAGGGCGACGCGGCGGGCGATGCTACCGGCTACAGCGTGTCGTCGGCGGGCGACATCAACGGCGACGGGCTCGCGGACCTGGTCGTCGGCGCTCTCCTGGGCGACGACGGCGGCGACCTGGCGGGCGAGGCCTATGTGGTATTCGGCACGACCGCCGGCTTCGGCACGGACGTGGGCGGCCGGCAGGTGCTCGATCTGACCACGCTCTCCGCGGCTGAAGGGTTCATCATCCAGGGCGACGCGGCCCTCGACTATGCGGGCTACAGCGTCTCTGCCGCCGGCGATATCAATGGCGACGGCATCGGCGACCTGATCGTCAGCGCCCGCGGCGAAGACGGCGGCACCTATGCCGGCGAAGCCTATGTCTTGTTCGGCACGACCGCGGGCTTCGGCGTGGACGTGGGCGGCCGCCAGGTGGTGGACCTGACCACGCTGTCGGCGGCCGAAGGCTTCGTCATCCAGGGCGACGAAGCTTATGACTATGCCGGGCACAGTGTCTCGGCGGCCGGCGACATCAATGGCGACGGCTTTGCCGATATCATCGTCGGCGCGCCCGACGGTGATGACGGCGCCGAGGATGCGGGCGAGGGCTATGTGATCTTCGGCGGGCCGGCCGGCTTCGACCTGCCGCAGATCGTGGGTGACGGCGGCGCCAATTCCCTGTCGGGCACGACGGCGTCCGAGCGCTTCATCGGCGGCGGCGGCGACGATATCCTGGGTGACAGCGCCATCGGTGGCGACACGCTGACCGGCGGTGCCGACGTCTTCCTGGGCGGTGCCGGCAACGACTTCATCGATATCGGCATCGGCAGCTTCTTCCGGGTCGACGGCGGCACCGGCAGCGACACGCTGAAGACCCTGGCCGACCTGGACTTGACCCAGCTCGACGATGTCATGATCAAGGGCATCGAGGTCATCGAGATGACCAACAACGGCGGCGCCCGCACCCTGACCATGGATGCGCTGGACGTGCTGGGCTTCGAGGCGTCGAACCAGAACGTGCTGGGCACGACCAACGACAATGTCCTGATCGTCCGCGGCGAATCCGACGATACCCTGGCCCTGACCGGCTTCGGCGCCGCGACCAGCACCGTCTCCTTCGGCGGCATCGACTACGATCTTTATGAAATCGACGGCAAGGTGGTCCTGGCGGTCGACACCGAGTTCACGGTGACCGGTGTCACACCGGCCGATCCCTATGACCTCAGCGGCGGGGGGCCGGCACGCTCGAGGTCGACGTGGCCGAAGCCGCCGCAGCGCCCGATGGCGAGCTGCGCATCAAGGGCGATGCCGACGATGCCGTGA
- a CDS encoding type II toxin-antitoxin system Phd/YefM family antitoxin — protein MWSVQDAKSKLSEVLRLARSGKPQVIGTQDPCVVISAAAYSQDLEGVHLGQFLVDSAPKGIAMDLPSRKSRRGDPFATDDDTAAA, from the coding sequence ATGTGGTCGGTACAAGATGCCAAATCCAAGCTGTCGGAAGTGCTTCGGCTGGCTCGGTCCGGCAAGCCGCAGGTCATCGGCACGCAGGATCCGTGCGTGGTAATCTCGGCCGCGGCCTACAGCCAGGACCTCGAGGGGGTTCATCTAGGGCAATTCCTGGTCGATAGCGCGCCCAAGGGCATCGCCATGGATCTGCCGTCGCGCAAATCGCGCCGGGGTGATCCTTTCGCCACTGACGACGACACGGCGGCGGCATGA
- a CDS encoding type II toxin-antitoxin system VapC family toxin: MLVDTNVVSELVRPRPSPSVVAYLRNQTDLWLSVISLHELTYGAERAPDPVQRSKLLVWTAQISARFGPRIIDLDRHLAEAAGRLRAAADAQGRPADPLDALIAATAISRGLAVATRNTKDFEVFGVTLHNPWQPGA, from the coding sequence ATGCTGGTCGATACCAATGTGGTATCCGAACTCGTCAGGCCCAGGCCATCGCCCAGCGTGGTCGCGTATCTGCGCAACCAAACGGATCTGTGGCTCAGCGTCATCAGCCTGCACGAATTGACCTACGGTGCCGAGCGCGCGCCCGACCCGGTGCAACGTTCGAAACTGCTGGTTTGGACAGCCCAGATCAGCGCCCGCTTCGGCCCGCGCATCATCGATCTCGATCGCCACCTGGCGGAGGCTGCAGGCCGGTTGCGAGCGGCGGCAGATGCGCAAGGCAGACCGGCCGATCCGCTGGATGCGCTGATCGCCGCCACGGCGATCTCCCGTGGGCTGGCGGTTGCCACTCGCAACACCAAGGACTTCGAGGTCTTCGGCGTGACGTTGCACAACCCCTGGCAGCCCGGCGCCTGA
- a CDS encoding LysR family transcriptional regulator gives MTPWDGVHEFVHVVEIGSFTRAADVLGVSKSFISKQVTDLENRLGVRLLQRTTRQVSLTPEGEVFYRHCREMADAFTRAQGQVSEMQEKPTGLLRIALNNTYGVEFMATSVAEFASTYDKLTVEVVTSLTDSDLVGDSYDVIIRYGQQEDSSLYARPIGHQSFCLCATPAYFKKHGRPKNLADLKEHNCLTNRTGYWQFNSAGGTMKVRVNGTWKCDDGSGILAAARCGLGLAQLPVVFVRKELRTGQLVALDEDWTFYDRDVWVVYGHKQNLSLKVQLLLNFLTQRFEKMQQRPQRFVLPAEWQDFE, from the coding sequence ATGACCCCTTGGGACGGCGTGCATGAATTCGTGCATGTGGTCGAAATCGGCTCGTTCACGCGCGCGGCGGATGTGCTGGGCGTGTCGAAGTCCTTCATTTCGAAACAGGTCACCGACCTCGAGAATCGCCTGGGCGTCCGTTTGCTGCAACGCACAACGAGACAGGTCTCGCTGACGCCCGAGGGCGAGGTGTTCTACCGCCATTGCCGCGAGATGGCCGACGCCTTCACCCGGGCCCAGGGCCAGGTCTCGGAAATGCAGGAGAAGCCCACCGGCCTGCTGCGCATCGCCTTGAACAATACCTACGGCGTCGAATTCATGGCGACCTCGGTCGCCGAATTTGCCTCGACCTACGACAAGCTGACCGTCGAGGTCGTCACCTCGCTGACCGACAGCGACCTGGTGGGCGATTCCTATGACGTCATCATCCGCTATGGCCAGCAGGAGGATTCGAGCCTCTACGCCCGGCCGATCGGCCACCAGTCCTTCTGCCTGTGTGCGACCCCCGCCTATTTCAAGAAGCATGGCCGGCCCAAGAACCTGGCCGACCTGAAGGAACACAACTGCCTGACCAACCGCACGGGTTACTGGCAGTTCAACTCGGCCGGCGGCACCATGAAGGTGCGGGTCAACGGCACCTGGAAGTGCGACGACGGCTCCGGCATCCTCGCCGCCGCCCGCTGCGGCCTGGGGCTGGCACAGTTGCCCGTGGTCTTCGTGCGCAAGGAGCTGCGCACCGGGCAACTGGTCGCGCTGGACGAGGACTGGACCTTCTACGACCGCGACGTCTGGGTCGTCTATGGTCACAAGCAGAACCTGTCCCTGAAGGTCCAGCTCCTGCTCAACTTCCTGACCCAGCGCTTCGAGAAGATGCAGCAGCGGCCCCAGCGCTTCGTCCTGCCCGCCGAATGGCAGGATTTCGAGTGA
- a CDS encoding acyl-CoA dehydrogenase family protein has protein sequence MKLAFSADDEKFRAQIAGWMADNLTGRFEVLKNRGGPGDEHAYFDLRCEWEKHLGAAGWTGVGWPQAAGGRGAPLSHQVIFYEEYARAGGPAASAISARAWPARPSSPSGRRHRSSGSCRRS, from the coding sequence ATGAAACTCGCCTTCAGTGCCGACGACGAGAAATTCCGCGCGCAGATCGCCGGCTGGATGGCCGATAACCTCACCGGTCGCTTCGAGGTCCTGAAAAATCGGGGCGGGCCGGGCGACGAGCACGCCTATTTCGACCTGCGCTGCGAATGGGAAAAGCATTTAGGCGCCGCCGGCTGGACCGGCGTGGGCTGGCCCCAGGCGGCGGGCGGGCGCGGCGCGCCCCTGTCCCACCAGGTGATCTTCTACGAGGAATATGCCCGTGCCGGCGGCCCGGCCGCGTCGGCCATATCGGCGAGGGCCTGGCCGGCCCGACCATCATCGCCTTCGGGACGGAGACACAGAAGCAGCGGTTCCTGCCGCCGATCCTGA
- a CDS encoding acyl-CoA dehydrogenase family protein — MTREAWNTVNFAPTDDQVLIREAARGWLSQHVPMAAVRRDMASDTGFDAGLWRVAAAEMGWAGLIVPEEQGGSGLGFVELAILMEEMGRALYPSPFEATVVLAANALLALGTDRYLERIAAGELTATLAGPNAQGQVEYTRDGEDYILSGTLRHVPDGARADLILVAATSGDGVVSLFGVEGDAAGLVRRALPTMDQTRRLGELQFDDLRLSADACLGEASAALALALDRAAAMLAAWAVGAAERCLEMTVDYTKGRVQFGRPVASFQAVKHQAADMLVAVETSRSAAFWAACVADETGHNGDRQALSRAASAAKAWCGRAYFECAAMAIQLHGGVGFTWEYDVHLYFKNARALEQALGDPAYHRERVARLIGLDDLAEAAQ; from the coding sequence TTGACAAGAGAGGCTTGGAACACGGTGAATTTCGCGCCGACCGACGACCAGGTTCTGATCCGCGAGGCGGCACGTGGCTGGCTATCCCAGCATGTGCCGATGGCGGCGGTGCGTCGGGACATGGCGAGCGACACCGGCTTCGATGCCGGCCTGTGGCGCGTGGCCGCGGCGGAGATGGGCTGGGCCGGGTTGATCGTGCCGGAAGAACAGGGCGGGTCGGGCCTCGGCTTCGTCGAACTGGCGATCCTGATGGAGGAGATGGGCCGCGCACTCTATCCCTCGCCCTTCGAGGCGACGGTGGTGCTGGCGGCCAATGCCCTGCTGGCGCTGGGGACGGACCGCTATCTGGAGCGGATCGCGGCGGGTGAATTGACCGCCACCCTGGCCGGCCCCAATGCGCAAGGCCAGGTCGAATACACGCGCGATGGCGAGGATTACATCCTCTCCGGCACCCTGCGCCATGTCCCCGACGGGGCACGGGCCGATCTGATCCTGGTGGCCGCGACATCGGGCGACGGCGTGGTCAGCCTGTTCGGCGTCGAGGGTGATGCCGCCGGTCTCGTCCGCCGCGCCCTGCCGACCATGGACCAGACCCGCCGCCTGGGCGAGTTGCAATTCGACGACCTGCGCTTGTCCGCCGATGCCTGCCTGGGCGAGGCGTCGGCGGCGCTGGCTCTGGCGCTGGACCGGGCGGCGGCGATGCTGGCGGCCTGGGCGGTGGGGGCGGCGGAACGCTGCCTGGAGATGACCGTCGACTATACCAAGGGCCGGGTGCAGTTCGGCCGGCCGGTCGCCAGCTTCCAGGCGGTGAAGCACCAGGCGGCCGACATGCTGGTGGCGGTCGAGACATCCCGCTCCGCAGCCTTCTGGGCGGCCTGCGTGGCGGACGAGACCGGGCACAACGGCGACCGCCAAGCCTTGTCGCGGGCGGCCTCGGCGGCCAAGGCCTGGTGCGGCCGGGCCTATTTCGAGTGCGCGGCCATGGCGATCCAGCTTCACGGCGGCGTCGGCTTCACCTGGGAATACGACGTCCACCTCTATTTCAAGAATGCCCGCGCGCTGGAGCAGGCGCTGGGCGATCCCGCCTATCACCGCGAACGGGTCGCACGCCTGATCGGCCTCGACGATCTGGCGGAGGCGGCGCAATGA
- a CDS encoding SCP2 sterol-binding domain-containing protein — MATLEEITEQMKTRVGDNSGLGASVKFDFKGEGIVYVDGKSTPNTVSNEDKPADCTIKIAKDDFVALGDGKLNPTTAFMMGKLKVEGNMGVAMKLQTIFK; from the coding sequence ATGGCTACTTTGGAAGAAATCACTGAGCAGATGAAGACCCGCGTCGGCGACAACTCGGGCCTCGGCGCGAGCGTCAAGTTCGACTTCAAGGGCGAAGGCATCGTCTACGTCGATGGCAAGTCGACCCCGAACACCGTGTCGAACGAAGACAAGCCGGCCGACTGCACCATCAAGATCGCCAAGGACGACTTCGTCGCCCTGGGCGATGGCAAGCTCAACCCGACCACCGCCTTCATGATGGGCAAGCTCAAGGTCGAGGGCAACATGGGCGTCGCCATGAAGCTGCAGACGATCTTCAAGTGA
- a CDS encoding SDR family NAD(P)-dependent oxidoreductase: protein MAVPPPAYPPAHGLLKGKTVLITAAAGTGIGFSTAKRCAEEGAAIFISDVHERRLGEAVAKIEAETGVKAFSHLCNVTKEDQVRALVAAAVEQMGHVDVLVNNAGLGGSAPLVEMTDEQWNIVMDVTLTGTFRMMRAMLPHMMERKAGIIVNNASVLGWRAQKLQSHYAAAKAGVMALTRCAAVEAAEYGVRINAVSPVWRCTSS, encoded by the coding sequence ATGGCCGTGCCACCTCCCGCCTATCCGCCCGCCCACGGCCTGCTCAAGGGCAAGACCGTGCTGATCACGGCTGCCGCGGGCACCGGCATCGGCTTTTCCACCGCCAAGCGCTGCGCCGAGGAAGGTGCGGCGATCTTCATTTCAGACGTGCACGAACGCCGCCTGGGCGAGGCGGTCGCCAAGATCGAGGCGGAAACCGGCGTCAAAGCCTTCTCGCATCTGTGCAACGTCACCAAGGAGGATCAAGTCCGCGCCCTGGTCGCCGCCGCGGTCGAGCAGATGGGCCATGTCGATGTCCTGGTCAACAATGCCGGGCTGGGCGGCTCCGCCCCCCTGGTCGAGATGACCGACGAGCAGTGGAATATCGTCATGGACGTCACCTTGACCGGCACCTTCCGCATGATGCGCGCGATGCTGCCGCACATGATGGAGCGCAAGGCCGGCATCATCGTCAACAATGCTTCCGTGCTCGGCTGGCGGGCACAGAAGTTGCAGTCACACTATGCGGCGGCGAAGGCCGGGGTCATGGCGCTCACACGCTGCGCTGCGGTAGAAGCGGCCGAGTACGGCGTTCGCATCAATGCGGTTTCCCCAGTCTGGCGATGCACGAGTTCCTGA